A region from the Aphis gossypii isolate Hap1 chromosome 1, ASM2018417v2, whole genome shotgun sequence genome encodes:
- the LOC114129312 gene encoding fasciclin-1 isoform X1, producing the protein MKSFATTGFASAALLMLLCGSTIAFNFNGNDRTVIDTLAWTSDLSEIYSIIERNQIANTTIHLRSVTVFAPHNEAFMKSTKQDNDDEYLPCYHITNVPMKLEQLGKSVFSELDGNPPMWITKKSPEEIYVNQAKVVYHLANYEHNNTFGKPQVLHVIDQVLQPLRMKKNSPQNVYNPNAWEFMESAEYLDLDSYHTNTFLQRVQNLDKKSVFSNQGGHTFFIPVDEVANYPKVRPEKIDVKVIDAHVVPDNVLFLGPTNENEQFKTLAFTDMLKVFASLSKAEEGDKTKYYVSSDTVVGDGVHPTGAVVAEIVKANIPVRNGVVHLISRPLMIVDNTVKQFIEQSYKDREDSVLHRFYEEIMNSGGDFLEKLNAMPNVTLFAPSNAAFNDQSIQSYLTNRTYIRSLLELHIVNRRLSVDDIVAESIDKRFQVPTEVPRKDLFFNVVTSGKNRTLTLEGGGVNATVVQPNLAATNGIIHIIDHVLGIPSSTVDRKLATDPTLNETNYLGQISSLNDQLGDVQKRFTYFVPRDFAWKRLAIDNPSVHKKLFMPEYSNIARQILERHLIIADKAFTMDDLRKEANNNYNLSVKLPTVRDVSMYIKIKDSVEGYSIEWRNEWIHVHRSDVRCTNGIIHVIDKVLIDDNDIEVNAAITTKSITALVMVMAQCLVFYYFN; encoded by the exons aTCTATAGCATTATCGAGAGGAATCAAATTGCCAACACGACGATACATTTGAGAAGTGTTACTGTGTTCGCTCCGCACAACGAAGCATTTATGAAGTCAACTAAACAAGATAATGACGATGAATATTTACCGTGCTATCATATAA caAATGTACCAATGAAACTGGAACAATTGGGAAAGTCGGTATTTTCTGAATTAGATGGTAATCCGCCCATGTggattacaaaaaaaagtccAGAAGAAATTTACGTTAACCAGGCTAAAGTTGTCTATCATTTAGCTAACTATgaacacaataatacatttggaAAACCTCAA GTGTTGCACGTCATTGATCAAGTTCTCCAACCATTGAGAATGAAGAAAAATAGTCctcaaaatgtttacaatcCTAATGCATGGGAATTCATGGAAAGTGCTGAATACTTGGATTTAGATAGTTATCAcactaa caCTTTTTTGCAACGAGTACAAAATCTGGATAAGAAGAGCGTATTTTCCAATCAAGGTGgacatactttttttatacctgTAGATGAAGTTGCTAAT tatCCCAAAGTAAGACCAGAAAAAATCGATGTGAAAGTGATTGACGCCCACGTCGTTCCCgataacgtattatttttgggACCAACCAATGAAAACGagcaatttaaaactttggcATTTACTGACATGCTTAAAGTATTTGCATCTCTATCTAAAGCCGAAGAAGGGGATAAAACTAAAT attacgTAAGCAGTGACACTGTTGTTGGTGATGGTGTTCATCCGACTGGAGCTGTAGTAGCAGAAATTGTTAAAGCCAACATACCTGTCAGAAATGGTGTGGTTCATTTGATTAGTAGACCATTGATGATAGTAGATAACACTGTTAAACAATTCATTGAG CAGTCGTATAAA GACAGAGAAGACAGTGTTTTACACAGATTCTACGAAGAAATTATGAATTCCGGAGGCGATTTCTTGGAAAAACTTAATGCTATGCCAAATGTTACGCTTTTTGCACCTTCCAATGCAGCGTTCAACGACCAATCCATCCAATCGTATTTGACAAATCGTACATACATCAGATCTTTACTCGAATTGCATATCGTCAATAGACGTCTTTCCGTCGATGATATTGTTGCTGAATCCATTGATAAG CGCTTTCAGGTTCCCACCGAAGTACCTCGCAAGGATCTGTTCTTCAATGTGGTCACCAGTGGTAAGAACCGCACATTGACCCTGGAGGGTGGCGGCGTTAACGCTACCGTTGTCCAACCTAACTTAGCAGCTACAAACGGCATCATACACATCATTGACCACGTACTGGGTATTCCATCATCGACTGTCGACCGCAAACTGGCCACTGACCCCACGCTCAA tgaAACCAACTATCTCGGCCAAATTTCCTCGCTTAACGACCAATTAGGCGATGTTCAAAAAAGATTTACTTATTTTGTGCCTAGAGACTTTGCTTGGAAAAGGTTGGCAATCGATAACCCGTCAGTacacaaaaaattgtttatgccCGAATACTCCAACatt GCCCGTCAGATTTTGGAACGCCATTTGATCATTGCGGATAAAGCATTTACAATGGACGATTTAAGAAAAgaagctaataataattacaacttGTCTGTCAAACTTCCTACTGTACGCGATGTTtccatgtatataaaaatcaaagacTCTGTTGAAG gttacTCAATTGAATGGCGTAATGAATGGATACATGTCCATCGTTCTGATGTCCGTTGCACCAATGGTATAATACACGTAATCGATAAAGTTTTGATTGATGACAACGACATTGAAGTGAATGCTGCTATTACTACTAAGTCGATTACTGCATTGGTGATGGTTATGGCCCAATGTCTTGTGTTCTATTATTTCAACTAG
- the LOC114129312 gene encoding fasciclin-1 isoform X4 has protein sequence MKSFATTGFASAALLMLLCGSTIAFNFNGNDRTVIDTLAWTSDLSEIYSIIERNQIANTTIHLRSVTVFAPHNEAFMKSTKQDNDDEYLPCYHITNVPMKLEQLGKSVFSELDGNPPMWITKKSPEEIYVNQAKVVYHLANYEHNNTFGKPQVLHVIDQVLQPLRMKKNSPQNVYNPNAWEFMESAEYLDLDSYHTNTFLQRVQNLDKKSVFSNQGGHTFFIPVDEVANYPKVRPEKIDVKVIDAHVVPDNVLFLGPTNENEQFKTLAFTDMLKVFASLSKAEEGDKTKYYVSSDTVVGDGVHPTGAVVAEIVKANIPVRNGVVHLISRPLMIVDNTVKQFIEQSYKDREDSVLHRFYEEIMNSGGDFLEKLNAMPNVTLFAPSNAAFNDQSIQSYLTNRTYIRSLLELHIVNRRLSVDDIVAESIDKVPTEVPRKDLFFNVVTSGKNRTLTLEGGGVNATVVQPNLAATNGIIHIIDHVLGIPSSTVDRKLATDPTLNETNYLGQISSLNDQLGDVQKRFTYFVPRDFAWKRLAIDNPSVHKKLFMPEYSNIARQILERHLIIADKAFTMDDLRKEANNNYNLSVKLPTVRDVSMYIKIKDSVEGYSIEWRNEWIHVHRSDVRCTNGIIHVIDKVLIDDNDIEVNAAITTKSITALVMVMAQCLVFYYFN, from the exons aTCTATAGCATTATCGAGAGGAATCAAATTGCCAACACGACGATACATTTGAGAAGTGTTACTGTGTTCGCTCCGCACAACGAAGCATTTATGAAGTCAACTAAACAAGATAATGACGATGAATATTTACCGTGCTATCATATAA caAATGTACCAATGAAACTGGAACAATTGGGAAAGTCGGTATTTTCTGAATTAGATGGTAATCCGCCCATGTggattacaaaaaaaagtccAGAAGAAATTTACGTTAACCAGGCTAAAGTTGTCTATCATTTAGCTAACTATgaacacaataatacatttggaAAACCTCAA GTGTTGCACGTCATTGATCAAGTTCTCCAACCATTGAGAATGAAGAAAAATAGTCctcaaaatgtttacaatcCTAATGCATGGGAATTCATGGAAAGTGCTGAATACTTGGATTTAGATAGTTATCAcactaa caCTTTTTTGCAACGAGTACAAAATCTGGATAAGAAGAGCGTATTTTCCAATCAAGGTGgacatactttttttatacctgTAGATGAAGTTGCTAAT tatCCCAAAGTAAGACCAGAAAAAATCGATGTGAAAGTGATTGACGCCCACGTCGTTCCCgataacgtattatttttgggACCAACCAATGAAAACGagcaatttaaaactttggcATTTACTGACATGCTTAAAGTATTTGCATCTCTATCTAAAGCCGAAGAAGGGGATAAAACTAAAT attacgTAAGCAGTGACACTGTTGTTGGTGATGGTGTTCATCCGACTGGAGCTGTAGTAGCAGAAATTGTTAAAGCCAACATACCTGTCAGAAATGGTGTGGTTCATTTGATTAGTAGACCATTGATGATAGTAGATAACACTGTTAAACAATTCATTGAG CAGTCGTATAAA GACAGAGAAGACAGTGTTTTACACAGATTCTACGAAGAAATTATGAATTCCGGAGGCGATTTCTTGGAAAAACTTAATGCTATGCCAAATGTTACGCTTTTTGCACCTTCCAATGCAGCGTTCAACGACCAATCCATCCAATCGTATTTGACAAATCGTACATACATCAGATCTTTACTCGAATTGCATATCGTCAATAGACGTCTTTCCGTCGATGATATTGTTGCTGAATCCATTGATAAG GTTCCCACCGAAGTACCTCGCAAGGATCTGTTCTTCAATGTGGTCACCAGTGGTAAGAACCGCACATTGACCCTGGAGGGTGGCGGCGTTAACGCTACCGTTGTCCAACCTAACTTAGCAGCTACAAACGGCATCATACACATCATTGACCACGTACTGGGTATTCCATCATCGACTGTCGACCGCAAACTGGCCACTGACCCCACGCTCAA tgaAACCAACTATCTCGGCCAAATTTCCTCGCTTAACGACCAATTAGGCGATGTTCAAAAAAGATTTACTTATTTTGTGCCTAGAGACTTTGCTTGGAAAAGGTTGGCAATCGATAACCCGTCAGTacacaaaaaattgtttatgccCGAATACTCCAACatt GCCCGTCAGATTTTGGAACGCCATTTGATCATTGCGGATAAAGCATTTACAATGGACGATTTAAGAAAAgaagctaataataattacaacttGTCTGTCAAACTTCCTACTGTACGCGATGTTtccatgtatataaaaatcaaagacTCTGTTGAAG gttacTCAATTGAATGGCGTAATGAATGGATACATGTCCATCGTTCTGATGTCCGTTGCACCAATGGTATAATACACGTAATCGATAAAGTTTTGATTGATGACAACGACATTGAAGTGAATGCTGCTATTACTACTAAGTCGATTACTGCATTGGTGATGGTTATGGCCCAATGTCTTGTGTTCTATTATTTCAACTAG
- the LOC114129312 gene encoding fasciclin-1 isoform X2: MSSQPPRRRFVIGLFLIVAVVQVLYRPSQCSSLMKYLATEYNLSQIYSIIERNQIANTTIHLRSVTVFAPHNEAFMKSTKQDNDDEYLPCYHITNVPMKLEQLGKSVFSELDGNPPMWITKKSPEEIYVNQAKVVYHLANYEHNNTFGKPQVLHVIDQVLQPLRMKKNSPQNVYNPNAWEFMESAEYLDLDSYHTNTFLQRVQNLDKKSVFSNQGGHTFFIPVDEVANYPKVRPEKIDVKVIDAHVVPDNVLFLGPTNENEQFKTLAFTDMLKVFASLSKAEEGDKTKYYVSSDTVVGDGVHPTGAVVAEIVKANIPVRNGVVHLISRPLMIVDNTVKQFIEQSYKDREDSVLHRFYEEIMNSGGDFLEKLNAMPNVTLFAPSNAAFNDQSIQSYLTNRTYIRSLLELHIVNRRLSVDDIVAESIDKRFQVPTEVPRKDLFFNVVTSGKNRTLTLEGGGVNATVVQPNLAATNGIIHIIDHVLGIPSSTVDRKLATDPTLNETNYLGQISSLNDQLGDVQKRFTYFVPRDFAWKRLAIDNPSVHKKLFMPEYSNIARQILERHLIIADKAFTMDDLRKEANNNYNLSVKLPTVRDVSMYIKIKDSVEGYSIEWRNEWIHVHRSDVRCTNGIIHVIDKVLIDDNDIEVNAAITTKSITALVMVMAQCLVFYYFN; the protein is encoded by the exons aTCTATAGCATTATCGAGAGGAATCAAATTGCCAACACGACGATACATTTGAGAAGTGTTACTGTGTTCGCTCCGCACAACGAAGCATTTATGAAGTCAACTAAACAAGATAATGACGATGAATATTTACCGTGCTATCATATAA caAATGTACCAATGAAACTGGAACAATTGGGAAAGTCGGTATTTTCTGAATTAGATGGTAATCCGCCCATGTggattacaaaaaaaagtccAGAAGAAATTTACGTTAACCAGGCTAAAGTTGTCTATCATTTAGCTAACTATgaacacaataatacatttggaAAACCTCAA GTGTTGCACGTCATTGATCAAGTTCTCCAACCATTGAGAATGAAGAAAAATAGTCctcaaaatgtttacaatcCTAATGCATGGGAATTCATGGAAAGTGCTGAATACTTGGATTTAGATAGTTATCAcactaa caCTTTTTTGCAACGAGTACAAAATCTGGATAAGAAGAGCGTATTTTCCAATCAAGGTGgacatactttttttatacctgTAGATGAAGTTGCTAAT tatCCCAAAGTAAGACCAGAAAAAATCGATGTGAAAGTGATTGACGCCCACGTCGTTCCCgataacgtattatttttgggACCAACCAATGAAAACGagcaatttaaaactttggcATTTACTGACATGCTTAAAGTATTTGCATCTCTATCTAAAGCCGAAGAAGGGGATAAAACTAAAT attacgTAAGCAGTGACACTGTTGTTGGTGATGGTGTTCATCCGACTGGAGCTGTAGTAGCAGAAATTGTTAAAGCCAACATACCTGTCAGAAATGGTGTGGTTCATTTGATTAGTAGACCATTGATGATAGTAGATAACACTGTTAAACAATTCATTGAG CAGTCGTATAAA GACAGAGAAGACAGTGTTTTACACAGATTCTACGAAGAAATTATGAATTCCGGAGGCGATTTCTTGGAAAAACTTAATGCTATGCCAAATGTTACGCTTTTTGCACCTTCCAATGCAGCGTTCAACGACCAATCCATCCAATCGTATTTGACAAATCGTACATACATCAGATCTTTACTCGAATTGCATATCGTCAATAGACGTCTTTCCGTCGATGATATTGTTGCTGAATCCATTGATAAG CGCTTTCAGGTTCCCACCGAAGTACCTCGCAAGGATCTGTTCTTCAATGTGGTCACCAGTGGTAAGAACCGCACATTGACCCTGGAGGGTGGCGGCGTTAACGCTACCGTTGTCCAACCTAACTTAGCAGCTACAAACGGCATCATACACATCATTGACCACGTACTGGGTATTCCATCATCGACTGTCGACCGCAAACTGGCCACTGACCCCACGCTCAA tgaAACCAACTATCTCGGCCAAATTTCCTCGCTTAACGACCAATTAGGCGATGTTCAAAAAAGATTTACTTATTTTGTGCCTAGAGACTTTGCTTGGAAAAGGTTGGCAATCGATAACCCGTCAGTacacaaaaaattgtttatgccCGAATACTCCAACatt GCCCGTCAGATTTTGGAACGCCATTTGATCATTGCGGATAAAGCATTTACAATGGACGATTTAAGAAAAgaagctaataataattacaacttGTCTGTCAAACTTCCTACTGTACGCGATGTTtccatgtatataaaaatcaaagacTCTGTTGAAG gttacTCAATTGAATGGCGTAATGAATGGATACATGTCCATCGTTCTGATGTCCGTTGCACCAATGGTATAATACACGTAATCGATAAAGTTTTGATTGATGACAACGACATTGAAGTGAATGCTGCTATTACTACTAAGTCGATTACTGCATTGGTGATGGTTATGGCCCAATGTCTTGTGTTCTATTATTTCAACTAG
- the LOC114129312 gene encoding fasciclin-1 isoform X3 has product MKSFATTGFASAALLMLLCGSTIAFNFNGNDRTVIDTLAWTSDLSEIYSIIERNQIANTTIHLRSVTVFAPHNEAFMKSTKQDNDDEYLPCYHITNVPMKLEQLGKSVFSELDGNPPMWITKKSPEEIYVNQAKVVYHLANYEHNNTFGKPQVLHVIDQVLQPLRMKKNSPQNVYNPNAWEFMESAEYLDLDSYHTNTFLQRVQNLDKKSVFSNQGGHTFFIPVDEVANYPKVRPEKIDVKVIDAHVVPDNVLFLGPTNENEQFKTLAFTDMLKVFASLSKAEEGDKTKYYVSSDTVVGDGVHPTGAVVAEIVKANIPVRNGVVHLISRPLMIVDNTVKQFIESYKDREDSVLHRFYEEIMNSGGDFLEKLNAMPNVTLFAPSNAAFNDQSIQSYLTNRTYIRSLLELHIVNRRLSVDDIVAESIDKRFQVPTEVPRKDLFFNVVTSGKNRTLTLEGGGVNATVVQPNLAATNGIIHIIDHVLGIPSSTVDRKLATDPTLNETNYLGQISSLNDQLGDVQKRFTYFVPRDFAWKRLAIDNPSVHKKLFMPEYSNIARQILERHLIIADKAFTMDDLRKEANNNYNLSVKLPTVRDVSMYIKIKDSVEGYSIEWRNEWIHVHRSDVRCTNGIIHVIDKVLIDDNDIEVNAAITTKSITALVMVMAQCLVFYYFN; this is encoded by the exons aTCTATAGCATTATCGAGAGGAATCAAATTGCCAACACGACGATACATTTGAGAAGTGTTACTGTGTTCGCTCCGCACAACGAAGCATTTATGAAGTCAACTAAACAAGATAATGACGATGAATATTTACCGTGCTATCATATAA caAATGTACCAATGAAACTGGAACAATTGGGAAAGTCGGTATTTTCTGAATTAGATGGTAATCCGCCCATGTggattacaaaaaaaagtccAGAAGAAATTTACGTTAACCAGGCTAAAGTTGTCTATCATTTAGCTAACTATgaacacaataatacatttggaAAACCTCAA GTGTTGCACGTCATTGATCAAGTTCTCCAACCATTGAGAATGAAGAAAAATAGTCctcaaaatgtttacaatcCTAATGCATGGGAATTCATGGAAAGTGCTGAATACTTGGATTTAGATAGTTATCAcactaa caCTTTTTTGCAACGAGTACAAAATCTGGATAAGAAGAGCGTATTTTCCAATCAAGGTGgacatactttttttatacctgTAGATGAAGTTGCTAAT tatCCCAAAGTAAGACCAGAAAAAATCGATGTGAAAGTGATTGACGCCCACGTCGTTCCCgataacgtattatttttgggACCAACCAATGAAAACGagcaatttaaaactttggcATTTACTGACATGCTTAAAGTATTTGCATCTCTATCTAAAGCCGAAGAAGGGGATAAAACTAAAT attacgTAAGCAGTGACACTGTTGTTGGTGATGGTGTTCATCCGACTGGAGCTGTAGTAGCAGAAATTGTTAAAGCCAACATACCTGTCAGAAATGGTGTGGTTCATTTGATTAGTAGACCATTGATGATAGTAGATAACACTGTTAAACAATTCATTGAG TCGTATAAA GACAGAGAAGACAGTGTTTTACACAGATTCTACGAAGAAATTATGAATTCCGGAGGCGATTTCTTGGAAAAACTTAATGCTATGCCAAATGTTACGCTTTTTGCACCTTCCAATGCAGCGTTCAACGACCAATCCATCCAATCGTATTTGACAAATCGTACATACATCAGATCTTTACTCGAATTGCATATCGTCAATAGACGTCTTTCCGTCGATGATATTGTTGCTGAATCCATTGATAAG CGCTTTCAGGTTCCCACCGAAGTACCTCGCAAGGATCTGTTCTTCAATGTGGTCACCAGTGGTAAGAACCGCACATTGACCCTGGAGGGTGGCGGCGTTAACGCTACCGTTGTCCAACCTAACTTAGCAGCTACAAACGGCATCATACACATCATTGACCACGTACTGGGTATTCCATCATCGACTGTCGACCGCAAACTGGCCACTGACCCCACGCTCAA tgaAACCAACTATCTCGGCCAAATTTCCTCGCTTAACGACCAATTAGGCGATGTTCAAAAAAGATTTACTTATTTTGTGCCTAGAGACTTTGCTTGGAAAAGGTTGGCAATCGATAACCCGTCAGTacacaaaaaattgtttatgccCGAATACTCCAACatt GCCCGTCAGATTTTGGAACGCCATTTGATCATTGCGGATAAAGCATTTACAATGGACGATTTAAGAAAAgaagctaataataattacaacttGTCTGTCAAACTTCCTACTGTACGCGATGTTtccatgtatataaaaatcaaagacTCTGTTGAAG gttacTCAATTGAATGGCGTAATGAATGGATACATGTCCATCGTTCTGATGTCCGTTGCACCAATGGTATAATACACGTAATCGATAAAGTTTTGATTGATGACAACGACATTGAAGTGAATGCTGCTATTACTACTAAGTCGATTACTGCATTGGTGATGGTTATGGCCCAATGTCTTGTGTTCTATTATTTCAACTAG